A portion of the Litorimonas taeanensis genome contains these proteins:
- a CDS encoding ABC transporter ATP-binding protein — protein sequence MSDAAIEIKNLQKTYKASRKAAAKNALKGVDLVVPRGSIFGLLGPNGAGKSTMINILAGLVNKSSGSAKICGYDIETQTRQARASIGIVPQEITMDVFFTPYQALEIQAGYYGVPKSQRRTEEILEALGLLDKRDAYVRQLSGGMKRRLLIAKALVHNPPVLILDEPTAGVDIELRRQLWTYVKELHRRGTTIILTTHYLEEAEALCDQIAIIHNGEITANESKTALLSRLDKRKLVITPTENLTTIPQSLQSLDAEISEEGDLVISYQAGTDSISGLLNQFKEAGLSIGDLRTEEPDLEDVFMALTYATDAA from the coding sequence ATGAGCGACGCTGCGATTGAAATCAAAAACTTGCAAAAAACCTATAAGGCTTCACGCAAAGCCGCTGCGAAAAACGCTTTAAAAGGCGTCGACCTTGTTGTCCCACGAGGGTCAATTTTTGGTCTCTTAGGTCCCAATGGAGCGGGCAAATCAACTATGATTAATATTTTGGCGGGGCTTGTTAACAAAAGCTCTGGTTCAGCGAAAATCTGTGGTTACGACATTGAAACCCAAACACGACAAGCACGGGCATCCATTGGCATTGTTCCGCAAGAAATCACAATGGATGTGTTTTTCACACCATATCAAGCCCTTGAAATTCAAGCGGGTTATTATGGCGTGCCAAAATCGCAAAGACGTACAGAAGAAATTCTAGAGGCACTTGGCTTACTCGACAAACGTGACGCCTATGTTCGTCAATTATCAGGCGGTATGAAACGCAGACTATTGATAGCGAAAGCCTTAGTCCATAACCCGCCCGTTTTGATTTTGGACGAACCCACAGCAGGTGTCGACATAGAGTTACGTAGGCAGCTTTGGACCTATGTCAAAGAGCTTCACCGCCGCGGCACCACTATCATTCTCACAACGCATTATTTGGAAGAAGCAGAGGCGCTGTGTGATCAAATTGCAATTATTCATAACGGCGAAATTACAGCAAATGAATCCAAAACAGCCCTGTTGTCCCGATTGGATAAACGTAAGCTCGTCATAACGCCGACAGAAAACCTGACGACAATACCTCAGTCATTACAGAGCCTTGACGCCGAGATCAGTGAAGAAGGTGATTTGGTCATTTCATATCAAGCGGGAACAGACTCTATTTCTGGACTGCTTAATCAATTTAAAGAGGCTGGATTGTCTATTGGCGATTTGCGTACAGAAGAACCTGACCTTGAAGATGTCTTTATGGCCTTAACCTACGCAACGGACGCTGCGTAG
- a CDS encoding zinc-finger domain-containing protein: MANSNQNEVIIVSQTRIACDGGGGALGHPKVWLDMGQDNTVRCKYCDRVFALDPNAVTVAH, from the coding sequence ATGGCAAATTCTAATCAAAATGAAGTCATTATCGTCAGTCAAACCCGTATTGCCTGTGATGGTGGCGGAGGTGCGCTTGGGCACCCTAAAGTCTGGCTAGATATGGGGCAGGATAATACGGTTCGTTGCAAATATTGTGATCGTGTTTTCGCACTCGATCCAAATGCTGTCACAGTCGCGCATTAG
- a CDS encoding energy transducer TonB: protein MYQSIDETQPEEENAKKKRLSPWPFIIGIVFAGSVWGAIFALKLDAPDTSVKIDLKQASDLLYRKALSEPNPALRRARLNDYLNSVKDGPHKMAVLAQIDVINRYEIADWEKLQDQVYNTFESGNSSPALTKDEKLEALNLFEADWGGSYLGTREDDIDRLRGEIIGLVEINELPDRRLEDVESPIPDSIPDEVLAGGPSYLENEFDEDDETEPLDALDTPQEDEETAENAPLRVRSNGKLVYPRNAMRRNIGAVVTLELDINEKGRVDSTELVSIEAERYEKDFVRAAERAALRSRYYPKIVDGEPVAVFGVVKRFRFEPE from the coding sequence GTGTATCAATCCATAGATGAAACTCAGCCCGAAGAGGAGAATGCGAAAAAGAAACGCCTAAGTCCTTGGCCCTTTATCATCGGCATTGTTTTTGCAGGCAGTGTTTGGGGTGCTATTTTCGCACTTAAGCTGGATGCGCCAGATACATCAGTAAAAATTGACCTCAAACAAGCCAGCGACTTACTCTATCGGAAAGCGCTCTCTGAGCCCAATCCCGCTTTACGCAGAGCTAGACTGAATGATTATTTGAACAGTGTAAAAGATGGGCCGCATAAAATGGCTGTATTGGCACAAATTGACGTGATCAATCGTTATGAAATTGCAGATTGGGAAAAACTACAAGACCAAGTTTATAATACCTTTGAATCTGGCAATTCATCACCCGCGCTCACTAAAGATGAGAAACTTGAAGCCCTAAATTTATTTGAAGCGGATTGGGGCGGTTCTTACCTAGGAACGCGAGAAGATGACATTGATCGTCTGCGCGGCGAAATCATAGGCCTTGTAGAGATAAACGAACTTCCTGACCGACGTTTAGAGGATGTTGAGAGTCCTATTCCCGATTCGATTCCCGACGAGGTCTTAGCCGGCGGCCCTTCTTATCTTGAAAATGAATTTGATGAAGATGATGAAACTGAACCCTTAGACGCCCTAGACACGCCACAAGAGGATGAAGAAACAGCGGAAAACGCACCTCTCCGAGTGAGAAGCAATGGAAAACTCGTGTATCCAAGAAATGCTATGCGCCGAAACATTGGCGCCGTCGTAACATTAGAATTAGATATAAATGAGAAAGGCCGCGTCGATTCAACAGAACTCGTCAGCATTGAAGCCGAGCGTTATGAAAAAGACTTCGTACGCGCGGCCGAAAGAGCCGCCCTGCGCTCTCGATACTATCCCAAAATCGTTGATGGAGAACCAGTTGCCGTCTTTGGAGTTGTTAAGCGCTTTCGGTTCGAGCCCGAATAA
- the polA gene encoding DNA polymerase I: protein MSVAIKTVDENSHVVLVDGSGYIFRAYHALPPLTRKTDGLPIGAVAGFSNMLFKLLQGQNNESRPTHFAVIFDASSQTFRNDIYDLYKANRSEPPEDLRPQFPLVRDATRAFGAPAVEMEGFEADDLIATYAKQAEALGARVTIISSDKDLMQLVSEKVRMLDTMKNKDIGIEQVIEKFGLPPESVIDVQALAGDSVDNIPGVPGIGVKTAALLLTQYGTLENLLDHAEEIPQKGRREKLMANKEMALLSKELVTLKTDVDVDESLDDFVVGDPDVDVLFDFLELMTFRTLTARVRAQLGEGETDGLRRDDDVGRGVESPAEARGPANVIFNKEKYVCVQDVETLNHWVQRGLEAGVVAVDLETDSLDSAAAKMVGVCLAVADNEACYIPLGHVGADGGGDMFGADAPKQIPLNEAVRILKPLLHAKGVLKVGQNFKYDLGVFQRYGLYPAPYDDTMLMSYALGMGLHNHGMDALSEMHFGHKPIAFKDIAGTGKSQKTFDQIELDVATPYAAEDADVTLRLWKFLKPKLAAEHVSTVYETMDRGLPAVLAQMENHGVKVDRAELSRLSGMFAQKMAELEDEAYNLAGAKFNMGSPKQIGEILFDQMGLEGGKKTKTGAWQTGVDVLEKLADAGEALPRTILDWRGYSKLKSTYSDALVQQINADTGRVHTSFSLAATTTGRLSSSDPNLQNIPIRTEEGRKIRDAFVAETGHVLVAADYSQIELRILAHVADLMTMKQAFADGVDIHALTASEMFNVPLEEMTSEIRRNAKAINFGIIYGISAFGLAKNIDISRTEASDYIKKYFEKFPGIKDYMEETKAQAREEGYVKTIFGRKCHIKGIADRNQMMRAFAERQAINAPIQGAASDIMRRAMIRMPEAISSVEGARMLLQVHDELVFEVPEGNAAALIGVVKPTMENAAMPAVDISVPLVVEAHAAKNWNDAH from the coding sequence ATGTCTGTTGCCATTAAAACAGTTGATGAAAATTCCCATGTCGTCCTTGTCGATGGTTCTGGATATATTTTTCGGGCCTATCATGCATTGCCCCCGCTTACGCGAAAGACGGACGGATTGCCCATCGGTGCCGTGGCCGGGTTTTCCAATATGTTGTTTAAACTCCTGCAAGGCCAAAACAACGAATCTCGTCCTACCCATTTTGCGGTTATATTTGATGCGTCTAGTCAAACTTTCCGTAATGATATTTATGACCTTTATAAGGCTAATCGGTCGGAACCACCCGAGGATCTACGACCGCAATTTCCGTTGGTTCGCGATGCAACACGCGCTTTTGGCGCGCCTGCTGTTGAAATGGAAGGATTTGAAGCGGATGATTTGATTGCGACTTATGCCAAACAGGCCGAAGCTCTGGGCGCGCGTGTCACGATTATCTCTTCGGACAAAGACCTGATGCAACTCGTATCTGAAAAAGTTCGTATGCTCGATACAATGAAAAATAAAGATATCGGTATTGAGCAAGTCATCGAGAAATTCGGTTTACCTCCTGAAAGCGTGATCGATGTTCAGGCGCTTGCTGGGGATTCAGTTGATAATATCCCAGGGGTGCCTGGTATTGGGGTCAAGACGGCGGCTTTATTGCTGACGCAATATGGCACGCTTGAAAACCTTCTCGATCATGCCGAAGAGATTCCGCAAAAAGGCCGCCGTGAGAAGCTTATGGCCAACAAAGAAATGGCGCTTTTATCCAAAGAGCTCGTCACATTGAAAACAGATGTGGATGTTGATGAGAGCCTAGATGATTTCGTCGTGGGTGATCCTGACGTTGACGTCTTATTCGACTTTCTTGAGCTCATGACATTCCGTACGCTGACAGCAAGAGTGCGTGCGCAGCTGGGGGAAGGCGAAACAGATGGCCTTCGCCGCGACGATGATGTTGGCCGAGGTGTAGAGAGCCCTGCGGAGGCCCGCGGCCCAGCTAATGTTATTTTTAATAAAGAGAAATATGTCTGTGTCCAAGATGTTGAAACCTTGAATCATTGGGTTCAGCGAGGATTAGAAGCCGGCGTTGTTGCTGTTGATTTAGAAACAGACAGTTTAGATAGTGCGGCCGCCAAAATGGTCGGCGTTTGCTTGGCAGTTGCCGATAATGAAGCCTGTTATATCCCGCTAGGCCATGTCGGCGCCGATGGCGGCGGCGATATGTTTGGGGCTGACGCCCCCAAGCAAATACCGCTGAATGAGGCTGTACGCATATTAAAACCCCTACTTCATGCGAAAGGTGTCTTAAAGGTTGGACAAAATTTCAAATATGATTTGGGTGTGTTCCAGCGTTACGGTCTATATCCGGCGCCCTATGATGATACGATGTTGATGTCTTATGCTTTGGGGATGGGGCTCCATAATCATGGTATGGATGCCCTGTCTGAAATGCATTTCGGTCATAAACCGATTGCATTTAAAGACATTGCAGGGACAGGAAAATCACAAAAAACCTTTGACCAAATTGAGTTGGATGTAGCCACACCTTATGCGGCCGAAGATGCAGATGTAACTTTACGGCTTTGGAAGTTTTTAAAGCCAAAGCTAGCCGCAGAGCATGTTTCGACAGTTTATGAAACTATGGACCGTGGGCTGCCTGCTGTGCTTGCGCAAATGGAGAATCATGGTGTGAAAGTTGATAGGGCAGAGCTATCTCGCCTGTCTGGTATGTTCGCGCAGAAAATGGCAGAGCTTGAAGATGAAGCTTATAATCTTGCTGGGGCCAAGTTTAACATGGGGTCCCCAAAACAAATTGGTGAAATATTGTTTGACCAAATGGGGCTTGAAGGCGGTAAGAAAACGAAAACAGGGGCCTGGCAAACTGGTGTTGATGTCTTAGAAAAGCTAGCTGATGCAGGTGAGGCGCTACCACGTACAATTCTGGATTGGCGGGGCTATTCCAAATTAAAGTCCACCTATTCTGATGCCTTGGTGCAGCAGATTAATGCGGATACAGGCCGAGTGCATACTAGTTTTTCTCTTGCCGCGACAACGACGGGACGGTTGAGTTCTTCTGATCCGAACCTTCAGAACATTCCCATACGTACCGAAGAGGGGCGTAAAATACGGGATGCATTTGTCGCGGAAACTGGCCATGTTTTAGTGGCGGCAGATTACTCTCAAATTGAGCTGCGAATTTTGGCGCATGTTGCTGACCTGATGACGATGAAGCAAGCCTTTGCAGATGGTGTGGATATTCATGCCCTAACCGCTAGCGAAATGTTTAATGTACCGCTGGAGGAAATGACGTCTGAAATTCGCCGCAATGCGAAAGCCATTAATTTTGGCATTATCTACGGCATTAGCGCTTTTGGTCTGGCGAAGAATATCGACATTAGCCGTACAGAAGCGAGCGACTATATTAAAAAATATTTTGAGAAGTTTCCCGGTATCAAAGACTATATGGAAGAGACCAAAGCGCAGGCACGCGAAGAGGGGTATGTGAAAACTATATTTGGCCGCAAATGCCACATTAAAGGTATAGCCGATCGCAATCAAATGATGCGTGCCTTTGCAGAACGCCAAGCGATTAATGCGCCTATTCAAGGCGCGGCGTCTGACATTATGCGACGGGCGATGATCCGCATGCCAGAGGCGATATCAAGTGTCGAAGGTGCACGCATGCTTTTACAAGTGCATGATGAACTTGTTTTTGAGGTTCCTGAAGGCAATGCAGCGGCGCTTATCGGAGTCGTGAAGCCGACAATGGAAAACGCCGCCATGCCCGCTGTAGATATTAGCGTACCATTGGTCGTTGAAGCGCATGCCGCGAAAAATTGGAATGATGCGCATTAA
- the gpmA gene encoding 2,3-diphosphoglycerate-dependent phosphoglycerate mutase, with protein MTKLILVRHGQSQWNLENRFTGWVDVDLTKAGVAEAKKAGKLIAKEDIQFDAAFTSYQKRAIKTLWLALEGIDQMYLPVTKDWHLNERHYGDLTGLNKQETRDKHGDEQVHIWRRSFDVPPPQIDMEHEFHPSKEVKYQHIDPKELPTGESLKITTERVLPYYKNQIVPFLKAGSNLIISAHGNSLRALMKEIFDVADGDIPGFEFPTGNPLLIDLDSETLKPNSAKYLDKKRAKELPEIKG; from the coding sequence ATGACTAAACTCATCCTCGTTCGGCACGGGCAATCACAATGGAACCTTGAGAACCGCTTTACGGGGTGGGTGGATGTTGACCTGACAAAGGCCGGAGTTGCCGAGGCGAAAAAGGCCGGTAAATTAATTGCCAAAGAAGACATTCAATTCGACGCAGCCTTTACGTCATATCAAAAGCGCGCGATTAAAACTCTTTGGCTGGCCCTAGAAGGCATTGATCAAATGTACCTGCCCGTCACGAAAGACTGGCATTTGAACGAGCGTCATTATGGCGATCTTACAGGGCTGAATAAACAAGAAACGCGCGATAAACATGGTGACGAGCAAGTGCATATTTGGCGCCGTAGTTTTGATGTCCCACCGCCGCAAATTGATATGGAACATGAGTTTCACCCTTCCAAAGAAGTGAAATACCAACATATCGACCCAAAAGAATTACCCACTGGCGAAAGTTTAAAAATCACTACGGAACGTGTTCTCCCATATTATAAAAATCAAATCGTGCCTTTTCTAAAGGCTGGGTCAAATCTTATTATTTCTGCGCATGGGAATAGTCTTCGTGCTTTGATGAAAGAAATTTTTGACGTGGCCGACGGAGATATTCCTGGTTTTGAATTCCCAACAGGTAACCCTTTGTTGATTGATTTAGATTCTGAAACGCTCAAGCCTAATTCAGCGAAATATCTCGATAAAAAACGCGCAAAAGAACTGCCAGAGATTAAAGGCTAA
- the ribD gene encoding bifunctional diaminohydroxyphosphoribosylaminopyrimidine deaminase/5-amino-6-(5-phosphoribosylamino)uracil reductase RibD, whose product MTQKETYMLRALELGAAQNGRTAENPAVGCVLVKNGEIIGQGATADGGRPHAETIALMSAGADARGATAYVTLEPCSHYGQTGPCANALIEAGIVACYIAVIDPDPRVHWRGAAIMQEAGIDVQIGLCAEEAFNAHANFFARVS is encoded by the coding sequence ATGACGCAAAAAGAAACCTATATGTTGCGCGCACTGGAATTAGGCGCCGCGCAAAATGGCCGAACGGCGGAAAACCCCGCTGTTGGGTGTGTTCTCGTTAAAAATGGCGAGATCATTGGTCAGGGCGCGACCGCGGATGGCGGGCGGCCTCACGCCGAAACAATAGCCTTAATGAGCGCTGGGGCGGATGCGCGCGGGGCTACTGCTTATGTTACGCTAGAGCCTTGCTCACATTACGGTCAAACAGGCCCCTGCGCCAATGCGCTGATAGAGGCCGGTATTGTCGCTTGTTATATTGCTGTGATCGATCCCGACCCCCGCGTCCATTGGCGCGGGGCAGCCATCATGCAAGAGGCGGGTATAGATGTACAAATAGGGCTGTGCGCCGAAGAGGCCTTTAACGCACATGCCAATTTTTTTGCGCGGGTGAGTTAG
- a CDS encoding enoyl-ACP reductase FabI, with the protein MSDSTSPLDNFPQGTLMKGKRGLIMGVANKNSIAWAIARQLAAQGAEIAFTYQGDALLRRVKPLAESIGSDILCECDVTDDATMNSTFATLKEKFGKIDFLVHAIAFAGKDQLAGSFVDNTTREGFKSALDISAYSFVDAARRSAEIMNDGGSMVTLTYLGSERVIPNYNVMGVAKAALEASTRYIAADLGPRGIRVNAISAGPIKTLAAAGIGSGRHMFRFNKAAAAMQDNTDPMGVAGAALYLLSDLGLSCTGETHHVDGGFHAIGMPQEDALKASLES; encoded by the coding sequence ATGTCTGATTCTACCTCTCCCCTTGATAACTTTCCCCAAGGCACTTTGATGAAGGGGAAACGCGGCCTTATCATGGGCGTTGCCAATAAAAACTCTATCGCTTGGGCAATTGCTCGCCAACTCGCCGCTCAAGGCGCAGAAATTGCGTTCACATATCAGGGTGATGCGCTGCTTCGCCGCGTGAAACCACTGGCCGAGAGCATTGGTTCTGATATTTTATGTGAATGTGACGTTACGGATGACGCCACTATGAATAGCACTTTTGCTACTCTGAAAGAAAAATTTGGTAAAATTGATTTTCTTGTGCACGCGATTGCCTTTGCTGGCAAAGATCAGCTAGCTGGTTCTTTCGTTGATAATACAACACGGGAAGGCTTCAAATCAGCCCTAGATATTTCAGCCTATTCATTCGTTGATGCGGCGCGGCGCTCTGCTGAAATCATGAATGATGGCGGTTCAATGGTGACTCTCACTTATCTTGGCTCAGAGCGTGTTATCCCTAATTATAATGTGATGGGCGTTGCCAAAGCTGCACTCGAAGCCTCCACTCGCTATATTGCCGCCGATCTTGGGCCGCGCGGCATTCGCGTAAACGCTATTTCCGCAGGCCCTATTAAAACGCTTGCGGCTGCTGGTATTGGCTCTGGCCGCCATATGTTCCGCTTTAACAAAGCCGCCGCAGCTATGCAGGACAATACAGACCCAATGGGCGTCGCGGGCGCAGCGCTATATCTGCTCTCTGATTTGGGCCTCTCCTGTACGGGCGAAACGCATCACGTAGATGGCGGCTTCCACGCCATCGGCATGCCTCAGGAAGATGCCTTAAAGGCAAGCTTAGAGAGCTAA
- a CDS encoding LuxR family transcriptional regulator, producing the protein MNQIQNANTAQAVFDSFCDNVAPFGFTFISMGRLLPPLEGAQSAKNIPRQFHLSRGGEDLIEELVTTGDLMTKSPLVLHGFRVSVPFRWREAFQVLSEEQKIHVKRSQSHGLKFGICFPILQVRSAPGLMSMGRDTDFNLSLQELVALEVLVRKAFERMHELTEMPEDLGYLSITEREREVLYLVARGKTNWEIGAILNISEYSVRDHLKSVSKRMATSNRTHTVTTAIRMGLILP; encoded by the coding sequence ATGAATCAAATACAAAATGCAAATACGGCTCAGGCTGTCTTTGATAGTTTTTGCGATAATGTGGCACCTTTTGGGTTCACATTTATTTCAATGGGCCGCCTTTTGCCGCCCTTGGAGGGGGCGCAGTCCGCCAAGAATATTCCGCGCCAATTTCACCTCTCGCGTGGCGGAGAGGATCTCATTGAGGAGCTGGTAACAACGGGCGACCTCATGACAAAAAGCCCGCTTGTATTGCATGGCTTTCGAGTCTCTGTTCCCTTTAGGTGGCGTGAAGCTTTTCAGGTGCTCTCTGAAGAGCAAAAAATTCATGTAAAACGATCGCAGTCGCATGGACTAAAATTCGGTATTTGTTTTCCAATTTTACAGGTGCGTTCTGCTCCAGGACTCATGTCGATGGGGCGTGACACTGATTTCAATCTTTCTCTCCAGGAACTTGTTGCCTTAGAGGTCTTGGTCCGAAAGGCTTTTGAGAGAATGCATGAATTGACAGAGATGCCAGAGGATTTGGGCTATCTTTCAATCACCGAGCGGGAGCGTGAAGTTTTATATCTTGTGGCGCGCGGAAAAACGAATTGGGAGATTGGCGCCATACTAAATATTTCAGAATATTCGGTGAGAGACCACCTTAAAAGTGTGTCAAAAAGAATGGCAACGTCTAATCGTACTCATACTGTGACCACGGCCATCCGAATGGGTCTAATTTTGCCATAA
- the fabB gene encoding beta-ketoacyl-ACP synthase I — MRRVVVTGLGIVSCIGNDKASVSESLKAGKSGISKDEKMAELGFRSQISGRPDLDPKDHIHKRSMRFMADAAGWSAVAMDQAISDAGLTEDQVSNDRTGIIAGSGGPSAIEIVRAADITRKNNSPKRIGPFAVPKAMSSTVSATLATHFKIKGVNYSITSACTTSLHCIGAATEQIQWGKQDIMFAGGGEEVEWAMSSLFDAMGAMSSKYNDTPETASRAFDATRDGFVIAGGAGMVVLEDYDHAVARGAKIYAEIIGYAATSDGYDMVAPNGEGAERAMRMALEDAGLDTVDYINPHATSTPVGDIAETKAIHRVFVEGKDGETGPYISATKCLTGHSLGAAGVQEAIYTLLMMDEGFVAPSINISEMDSEIPTLNIARERVDTELKTAMSNSFGFGGTNGSVIFAKV, encoded by the coding sequence GCGCCGCGTTGTTGTTACAGGTTTAGGCATTGTCTCTTGTATTGGAAATGACAAAGCCAGCGTCTCTGAGAGCTTAAAAGCAGGCAAAAGCGGCATCTCTAAAGATGAAAAAATGGCAGAACTTGGCTTTCGCAGCCAGATTTCAGGTCGGCCTGACTTAGACCCAAAAGACCATATACATAAACGCTCTATGCGCTTTATGGCAGATGCTGCGGGCTGGAGCGCTGTGGCTATGGATCAAGCTATTTCAGATGCGGGATTAACTGAGGACCAAGTCTCTAACGACAGAACGGGCATTATCGCTGGTTCTGGCGGCCCATCTGCTATCGAGATTGTTCGGGCTGCTGATATTACACGGAAGAATAATTCTCCAAAGCGCATTGGGCCTTTTGCCGTACCGAAGGCTATGTCATCGACCGTCTCGGCGACCTTAGCGACGCACTTTAAAATTAAAGGCGTGAACTATTCCATTACCTCGGCCTGTACGACGTCTTTACATTGTATCGGAGCTGCGACAGAGCAAATTCAATGGGGCAAACAAGATATTATGTTTGCTGGCGGCGGCGAAGAAGTAGAATGGGCCATGTCATCTCTTTTTGACGCCATGGGCGCAATGAGCAGCAAATATAATGACACGCCGGAAACTGCCTCACGCGCTTTTGATGCTACACGAGATGGTTTTGTCATTGCAGGCGGCGCAGGTATGGTTGTCCTCGAAGATTATGACCATGCCGTTGCACGCGGCGCAAAAATTTACGCTGAAATCATTGGTTATGCCGCCACCTCGGACGGCTATGATATGGTCGCGCCAAATGGCGAGGGCGCAGAGCGCGCCATGCGTATGGCGCTTGAGGATGCAGGCTTGGATACGGTTGATTATATCAACCCACATGCCACCTCGACACCTGTTGGCGACATCGCAGAAACAAAAGCTATTCACCGTGTCTTCGTCGAAGGTAAAGACGGTGAAACGGGCCCTTATATTTCAGCGACTAAGTGCCTTACCGGGCACAGCCTCGGCGCAGCGGGCGTACAAGAAGCCATTTATACGTTACTTATGATGGATGAAGGATTTGTCGCCCCAAGCATAAACATTTCAGAAATGGATTCTGAAATTCCAACACTGAATATTGCGCGTGAACGTGTGGATACAGAGCTTAAAACCGCCATGTCGAATAGTTTCGGATTTGGCGGAACAAATGGCAGTGTTATTTTTGCCAAGGTGTAA